From Xiphophorus couchianus chromosome 7, X_couchianus-1.0, whole genome shotgun sequence:
TATTCTTCTGGAGTTGCAAAAGGACCTTGCAAGAAAGCGGTTTGTGCAAAGCTCCATGGAAATGTGTGAACGGAATCCCTTAAATCCCGGCTATGTTGGTTCTCTGCTGAATTTCGCTGCCCCAGAATCGCTCTACTTCACCAACCTTCGCGGCAATGGGGCCCATATACCAGGGCTGCATCAGCTCCCTGCGTATAGCAGAAGAGAGGTTTGCGCGCACCCGTGGTCTCCATCAAGTTCGTGTGCGGCGGCTCCTCCGACTCAGAGCCGCCCCTTCGGAGGCTTCTGCCCGCCGTTCACCGGCTCCACCGGCGGCCTTGTCAAGGCGCACCCGGAGGAACGTGACCACGCTCGGTGCTTCGAAAAGACCCAGGAGGCTGGCAGGCTACAGGAAGCGGCGTATGCTGCGTCGGAACACGGGATCCGTGGAATCTCAGAGTTAGAAACAGAGTCACACTGCTCTGAGACTCAGCTTGATCCGGATTCATCAGCGCCTCTGCGCGGCACCAAGCAGGAGCACAAACCCACTGAGGCACCATCAAATAACGCGTGCTCCAGGACCACATTTGGCCAAGGTGaaggacaaaacaaagactactttctttgcatatttcaaGTCTAGTTAGGATAATTTGCCTCTTTTTAACTCTTTAAATCAGATGTTACTAACTAAGACCTTTGGTTTGGATTTAGGATTTTAAGAAACGGCTCCCTAACCCCCTCTTACACAGCTTTGTGGAAAGATCCAAAATCCAAGAGTTTACTTTTCACACTCTGTGCTATGCAATTATGACAAACAGAGATACATTCTATTCTGAAACAATcattgttatatatatatatatatatatatatatatatatatatatatatatatatatatatatatatatatcaaaagtATATAACATCGAACTAAAGCAAAACCCattaaaacataagaaatataaCAGTTAGACGGCGAAtactaaatataaaattgaaTATAGttatagaaattttaaattggcCTCGAATTATACATAATGCAAATCTCCTAcgaataaaaacattaaaaagcaacagaagaTGAAA
This genomic window contains:
- the hoxd12a gene encoding homeobox protein Hox-D12a; protein product: MEMCERNPLNPGYVGSLLNFAAPESLYFTNLRGNGAHIPGLHQLPAYSRREVCAHPWSPSSSCAAAPPTQSRPFGGFCPPFTGSTGGLVKAHPEERDHARCFEKTQEAGRLQEAAYAASEHGIRGISELETESHCSETQLDPDSSAPLRGTKQEHKPTEAPSNNACSRTTFGQGAPWCSSHVKARKKRKPYTKSQLAELENEFLLNEFINRQKRKELSDRLALSDQQVKIWFQNRRMKKKRLMMREHAFASY